Proteins from one Romboutsia sp. CE17 genomic window:
- a CDS encoding LysR family transcriptional regulator has product MIDFRLKTFIDLCESKSCTKTAKNLSITQPAVSQHIKYLESKYNLKLFDYINKKLILTKEGVDFLSNIQKLQTMSLNIEHHLKDSKSKNLSLVFGATRTIGEFYLTPYLKNFLKLYPNTRLSMVVNNTKFLLENLNKGNIDFAIIEGHFNKADYETLLLSKEKLIPIASPSNKLTSKKIVTLDDLCKETLIIRENGSGSREIFSIYIYENNYSYENFNHTIEIGNINVIKDLVKENLGISIMYERAAKEELSKNELVKLNVENMNLFHEFNFIFLKNSIFANNSMKFYNYLTTL; this is encoded by the coding sequence ATGATTGATTTTAGATTAAAAACCTTTATCGATTTGTGCGAAAGTAAAAGCTGTACTAAAACAGCAAAGAATTTATCAATTACTCAACCTGCTGTTAGTCAACATATAAAATACTTAGAATCTAAATATAATTTAAAACTCTTTGATTATATAAATAAGAAGCTAATTTTAACTAAGGAAGGTGTAGACTTCTTAAGTAATATTCAAAAGCTTCAAACTATGTCTCTTAATATTGAACATCATTTAAAAGACTCTAAAAGTAAAAATCTATCTTTAGTTTTTGGCGCAACTAGGACTATTGGAGAGTTCTATTTAACACCATATCTAAAAAACTTCCTTAAGTTATATCCTAATACAAGACTTTCTATGGTTGTTAATAATACAAAATTTTTATTGGAAAATCTAAACAAAGGGAATATTGATTTTGCTATTATAGAAGGACATTTCAATAAAGCTGATTACGAAACTCTTTTATTAAGTAAGGAGAAATTAATCCCAATAGCTTCACCTTCAAATAAACTTACTTCTAAGAAAATTGTAACACTTGATGATTTATGTAAAGAAACATTGATAATTCGTGAAAATGGATCTGGAAGTAGAGAAATTTTTTCTATTTATATTTATGAAAATAATTATTCTTATGAAAACTTCAATCATACTATTGAAATTGGCAATATAAATGTAATTAAAGATTTAGTAAAAGAAAATTTAGGTATATCTATAATGTATGAAAGGGCTGCTAAAGAAGAGCTTTCTAAAAATGAACTAGTTAAGTTAAATGTTGAAAATATGAACTTATTCCATGAGTTTAATTTTATATTTTTAAAAAACTCTATCTTTGCAAATAACTCTATGAAATTTTATAATTACTTAACAACCCTTTAA
- a CDS encoding FAD-dependent oxidoreductase codes for MNILVIGGVAAGTKAAAKLKRENRDYNVTIITNSKDISYAGCGLPYYVGGVIENKESLIVNTPEAFEKLTQVKVITNTEAIKINRELKTVLVVNTITNEEKEYSYDKLVIATGAEPIKPRLEGIDLKGIYYVRTPEDAISIREAIKNEEKKRAVVVGGGFIGLEIAENLLENNIRTTVIDAGESIPPGFDKEVSLYLQDNLIDKGIMVLTNEKVTSIIGEEKVSKIKTDKRSIKADLVIMSVGIRPNTNIAKECGIKLESNNTISVDYNMRTNDENIFAVGDCASVKDIMTHKNTWSPMGSSANKEGRCVARTIAGKESKFKGVLGTSIVKLLDISAARTGLTEKDAKELGYNVESVIVPLDDKAHYYPGAGLLFIKLIADKDSEKILGAQVFGKGSVDKQIDTLATAIYFGGKVSDLQDLDLAYAPPFSTAISPLGHVANVLLNKIEEDVNIIKFEEFIENKDSYKVVDVNKAPTIEDALFVDLTKIEGKIEGLEYDDKILLVCQRGKRAYLAYNRMKYYGYKDISILEGGLSLNKEMGEI; via the coding sequence ATGAATATTTTAGTTATAGGTGGAGTAGCTGCTGGTACTAAAGCTGCTGCAAAATTAAAAAGGGAAAACAGAGATTATAACGTAACAATAATTACAAATAGTAAGGATATATCATATGCAGGATGTGGCCTTCCTTATTATGTAGGTGGAGTTATAGAAAATAAAGAAAGTCTTATAGTAAATACTCCAGAAGCTTTTGAAAAACTAACTCAAGTTAAGGTTATTACAAACACAGAAGCAATAAAAATCAATAGAGAATTAAAGACTGTATTAGTAGTAAACACTATTACTAATGAAGAAAAAGAATATAGTTATGATAAATTAGTAATAGCAACTGGAGCAGAACCAATTAAGCCTAGATTAGAAGGAATAGACTTAAAAGGAATTTATTATGTAAGAACACCAGAAGATGCTATTAGTATTAGAGAAGCAATAAAAAATGAAGAAAAAAAAAGGGCAGTTGTAGTTGGAGGAGGATTTATAGGATTAGAAATAGCTGAGAATCTTTTAGAAAACAATATAAGAACAACTGTAATAGATGCAGGTGAAAGCATACCTCCTGGTTTTGATAAAGAAGTATCTCTTTATTTACAAGATAATCTTATAGATAAAGGTATTATGGTTCTTACTAATGAAAAAGTTACTTCTATAATTGGAGAAGAAAAAGTAAGTAAAATAAAAACTGATAAAAGATCTATAAAAGCAGATTTAGTAATAATGAGTGTAGGAATAAGACCAAACACTAATATTGCTAAAGAATGTGGTATAAAATTAGAAAGTAATAATACTATAAGCGTTGATTATAATATGAGAACTAATGATGAAAATATATTTGCAGTTGGAGATTGTGCATCAGTAAAAGATATAATGACACATAAAAATACTTGGTCTCCAATGGGATCATCAGCTAATAAAGAAGGTCGTTGTGTAGCGAGAACTATAGCGGGAAAAGAAAGTAAATTTAAAGGGGTTTTAGGAACATCTATAGTTAAATTATTAGATATAAGTGCGGCTAGAACAGGGCTTACAGAAAAAGATGCAAAGGAACTAGGGTATAACGTTGAAAGTGTAATAGTACCTCTAGATGATAAGGCTCATTACTATCCAGGAGCAGGTTTATTATTTATAAAATTAATAGCAGATAAAGATAGTGAAAAAATACTAGGAGCACAAGTTTTTGGAAAGGGTAGTGTAGATAAGCAAATTGACACATTAGCAACTGCTATTTATTTCGGTGGAAAGGTAAGTGATTTACAAGACTTAGATTTAGCATATGCACCACCATTTTCCACTGCAATTTCGCCACTTGGTCATGTAGCCAATGTTCTATTAAATAAAATAGAAGAAGATGTAAATATAATTAAGTTTGAAGAATTTATAGAGAATAAAGATAGCTATAAAGTAGTTGATGTAAACAAAGCTCCAACTATAGAAGATGCTTTATTTGTAGACTTAACAAAAATAGAAGGGAAAATAGAAGGTTTAGAGTATGATGATAAAATTCTATTAGTATGCCAAAGGGGAAAAAGAGCATACTTAGCATACAATAGAATGAAGTATTATGGATATAAAGATATAAGTATATTAGAAGGTGGACTATCACTAAATAAAGAAATGGGGGAAATATAA
- the brnQ gene encoding branched-chain amino acid transport system II carrier protein yields the protein MKKTVDTLVVGFALFSMFFGAGNLLFPPYLGLISGEHWLTSFVGFALADVGLALLVIIAAAKVNGKFGNILIRSGKRLSVIIGAASVLCIGPLLAIPRTAATTYEMGIQPIFGTSGNIASIIVSVIFFGLTLFLTIRPTKVVDIVGKVLTPLLILSLIVLIILGIVNPIGDISPNVLIDKNLFAEGVSQGYLTMDALASGVFAGIIISAIASKGYNNPGERVKLTIKSGLVAGIALALIYGGLTYLGATLSNKYGIDTPRALLMVEISSALLGNTGKVLLGVIVSLACLTTSIGLTSATGEYFSEATNGKLKYETIVIAVCVFSAVISNFGVGAIIQLSAPILEIVYPVFMALVLLSLVCHNVKNDNVFKGAAYVTLVVSLLSVSNGLWGVAPFMEKLPLASLGFSWVLPAIGGAIVGFFIKSEKSISLRESYDAE from the coding sequence ATGAAAAAGACTGTAGACACTCTAGTAGTGGGGTTTGCATTATTTTCAATGTTCTTTGGAGCTGGAAATTTATTATTTCCACCATATTTAGGTCTTATATCAGGTGAACATTGGTTAACTTCATTTGTAGGATTCGCATTAGCAGATGTAGGATTGGCATTATTAGTTATTATAGCGGCGGCAAAAGTGAACGGAAAGTTCGGAAATATATTAATCAGAAGTGGAAAGAGATTATCAGTAATAATAGGAGCAGCATCAGTTCTTTGTATAGGTCCACTTTTAGCAATACCAAGAACTGCTGCAACTACATATGAAATGGGTATTCAACCTATATTTGGAACATCAGGCAACATAGCATCAATCATAGTTTCTGTAATATTCTTTGGTTTAACATTATTTTTAACAATAAGACCTACAAAGGTTGTAGATATAGTAGGTAAGGTATTAACTCCATTATTAATATTATCTCTTATAGTATTAATAATACTTGGAATAGTCAATCCAATAGGGGATATAAGTCCAAACGTGTTAATAGATAAAAACTTATTTGCAGAAGGAGTATCTCAAGGATACTTAACTATGGATGCATTAGCTTCAGGAGTATTTGCTGGAATAATAATAAGTGCAATAGCTAGTAAGGGATATAATAATCCAGGAGAAAGGGTAAAATTAACAATAAAATCTGGATTAGTTGCAGGGATAGCTTTAGCATTAATATATGGAGGGCTTACATACTTAGGAGCTACTTTATCTAATAAATATGGAATAGATACACCAAGAGCTTTATTAATGGTAGAAATATCTTCCGCATTACTTGGTAATACTGGTAAGGTATTATTAGGAGTTATAGTATCATTAGCGTGTTTAACAACATCAATAGGACTAACATCAGCAACAGGTGAGTATTTCTCTGAAGCTACAAATGGAAAATTAAAATATGAAACAATAGTAATTGCTGTTTGTGTATTCAGTGCAGTAATATCTAATTTCGGTGTTGGAGCTATAATACAATTATCAGCCCCAATATTAGAAATTGTATATCCAGTATTTATGGCTTTAGTTTTATTATCACTAGTATGTCATAATGTGAAAAATGATAATGTATTTAAAGGAGCAGCCTATGTTACATTAGTAGTTAGTTTACTAAGTGTATCAAATGGATTATGGGGAGTTGCACCATTTATGGAAAAGTTACCATTAGCATCACTTGGATTTAGCTGGGTTTTACCAGCTATAGGCGGAGCTATAGTAGGATTTTTCATTAAGAGTGAAAAATCTATATCATTAAGGGAGAGTTACGACGCTGAATAA
- a CDS encoding 4Fe-4S binding protein, translated as MGIKISDEQRKAVKGQGFLSNNDGEHFSCRIITKNGALSAEQLENICEVAKKYGNGDISLTTRLTLEVPGIKFEDIENVKKHLAKDDLKSGGTGSRVRPVVPCKGSVCTYGLLDTQKLGTELHKEFYEVYYDVKLPHKFKIGIGGCPNNCIKPSLNDFGIMGQHVPEYDEDMCSGCKKCAVETTCKIGAAKVIDGKLVIDKEKCNNCGLCIDKCHFDAIEGGKQGVKIMLGGKWGKQSRPGNTIKGIYTIDEAKEILEKTILLYREWGKTGERFGDMIDRIGIEKIEDELLNGNILDRKEEILNASLHLVGGATC; from the coding sequence ATGGGAATAAAAATAAGTGATGAGCAAAGAAAAGCAGTAAAAGGTCAAGGATTCTTATCAAACAATGATGGAGAACATTTTTCATGTAGAATAATAACTAAAAATGGGGCTCTTAGTGCAGAACAACTTGAAAATATTTGTGAAGTTGCTAAAAAATATGGAAATGGAGATATATCTCTTACAACAAGATTAACATTAGAAGTTCCTGGAATAAAATTTGAAGATATAGAAAATGTTAAAAAACATTTAGCAAAAGACGATCTTAAGTCAGGGGGAACAGGTTCAAGAGTAAGACCAGTAGTTCCATGTAAGGGAAGTGTCTGCACTTATGGACTTTTAGATACTCAAAAATTAGGAACAGAGCTTCATAAAGAATTTTACGAAGTTTATTATGATGTAAAACTACCTCATAAATTTAAAATAGGAATAGGTGGATGTCCTAATAACTGTATAAAGCCAAGTTTAAATGATTTTGGAATAATGGGTCAACATGTACCAGAATATGATGAGGATATGTGTTCGGGATGTAAAAAATGTGCAGTAGAAACAACTTGTAAAATTGGAGCAGCTAAAGTTATAGATGGAAAATTAGTTATAGACAAAGAAAAATGCAATAACTGTGGTCTATGTATAGATAAGTGCCACTTTGATGCAATAGAAGGTGGAAAACAAGGTGTAAAAATAATGCTTGGAGGTAAATGGGGCAAACAATCAAGACCAGGAAATACTATAAAAGGTATATACACTATAGATGAAGCTAAAGAAATATTAGAAAAAACTATACTATTATATAGAGAATGGGGTAAAACTGGCGAACGTTTTGGAGATATGATCGACAGAATAGGAATTGAGAAAATAGAAGATGAACTATTAAATGGAAACATATTAGATAGAAAAGAAGAAATACTAAATGCATCTCTTCACTTAGTAGGAGGAGCAACTTGCTAG
- a CDS encoding MarR family winged helix-turn-helix transcriptional regulator gives MKNSIRSNTLHGSLMRLNRLHRKMAHYKFKEVNLTEGKPKILDILLNNPGCSQRELANMCRLEPATITSILSGMEKEELIYRERNPKDKRILNVFLTEKGIEAQKEVGRVFLELDEICFDGFSEEEKTQTIEMLNRLYENLAKKKLEYKEREK, from the coding sequence ATGAAAAACAGTATAAGAAGTAATACATTACATGGGAGCTTAATGAGACTTAATAGATTACATAGAAAAATGGCTCATTACAAATTTAAAGAAGTTAATTTAACAGAAGGTAAGCCAAAAATTTTAGATATATTATTAAATAATCCAGGTTGTAGTCAAAGAGAGTTAGCAAATATGTGTAGACTTGAACCTGCAACAATAACAAGTATATTATCTGGAATGGAAAAAGAAGAGCTTATATATAGAGAAAGGAATCCAAAAGACAAGAGAATACTTAATGTATTTCTCACTGAAAAAGGTATAGAAGCACAAAAAGAAGTTGGAAGAGTATTTCTAGAATTAGATGAGATTTGCTTTGATGGGTTTAGTGAAGAAGAAAAAACTCAAACTATTGAAATGTTAAATAGATTATATGAAAATTTAGCAAAGAAAAAATTAGAGTATAAAGAAAGGGAAAAGTAA
- a CDS encoding ABC transporter ATP-binding protein — protein MIKLLRFLKGSAITCAILAPIAMCLEVVMDLLQPTLLSKIIDIGIANGDLNYVLAVGVKMVIAAIVGLFAGAICSYLAAVASMKLGEGIREGLFDKIQTLSFLELDKLKTSSLITRLTNDVTQLQMMMNMALRMMVRAPLTAIGGLVMAVILSKELSSIFLVALPIILISILLIVKKSLPLFTSVQQRIDNINTVMRESILGVKVIKAFAIEKTQEERFNEANNNLTNESIASQNMNLILWPIATLIMNLTVVAVLWFGGNMVNVGSLEIGKIMAFINYLLQIMGSVVMVINIMLTFSRASASATRINEVFDTESSIKDKDDNVTVENFDIEFKNVYFRYNEHSENVLENISFTAKQGETIGIIGSTGCGKSSFVNLIPRLYDATEGEILIGGVNIKDISLSQLRENIGIVLQENILFGGTIESNLRFGNENADELDMESSAKDAQAYEFIMNKENTYKSEVEQRGKNLSGGQKQRLSIARTLIRDPKIFIMDDSSSALDMATEAKLQNSIKNRMKDSTVLVIAQRISGVMDADKIIVMDDGRISDIGTHEELIRRNDIYRSIAVSQLGEEVLKVG, from the coding sequence TTGATAAAATTATTAAGATTTTTAAAAGGATCTGCAATAACTTGTGCAATATTAGCACCTATTGCTATGTGTTTAGAAGTTGTTATGGATTTACTTCAGCCAACGCTTTTATCAAAAATTATAGATATTGGTATAGCCAATGGAGATTTAAATTACGTATTAGCTGTAGGAGTAAAAATGGTTATTGCGGCAATAGTTGGACTTTTTGCAGGAGCTATATGTTCTTATTTAGCAGCAGTTGCTTCAATGAAACTAGGAGAAGGAATAAGAGAAGGTTTATTTGATAAAATACAAACCTTATCGTTTTTAGAATTAGATAAATTAAAAACATCTTCATTAATTACAAGACTTACAAATGATGTAACTCAACTTCAAATGATGATGAATATGGCCCTTAGAATGATGGTAAGAGCACCTCTTACAGCAATCGGTGGACTTGTAATGGCAGTAATATTAAGTAAAGAATTATCAAGTATTTTCTTAGTAGCACTTCCTATAATTTTAATTTCTATTTTATTAATAGTAAAAAAATCACTACCTCTTTTTACTTCAGTACAACAGAGAATAGATAATATAAATACTGTTATGCGTGAGAGTATATTAGGTGTTAAGGTTATAAAAGCATTTGCAATAGAGAAGACTCAGGAAGAAAGATTTAACGAAGCTAACAATAACTTAACTAATGAAAGTATAGCTTCACAAAATATGAACTTAATACTTTGGCCTATAGCTACTTTAATTATGAACCTGACAGTAGTAGCTGTTTTATGGTTTGGAGGAAATATGGTTAATGTAGGTTCTCTTGAAATAGGTAAGATAATGGCATTTATAAATTATTTACTTCAAATAATGGGATCAGTAGTAATGGTAATAAACATAATGCTTACTTTCTCAAGAGCAAGTGCATCAGCTACTAGAATAAATGAAGTTTTTGATACAGAGTCAAGTATAAAAGATAAAGATGATAATGTTACGGTTGAAAACTTTGATATAGAATTTAAAAATGTTTACTTTAGATACAATGAACATAGTGAAAATGTATTAGAAAATATATCTTTTACTGCTAAGCAAGGTGAAACTATAGGAATAATAGGTTCTACAGGTTGTGGTAAAAGTTCTTTTGTTAATTTGATTCCAAGACTTTATGATGCGACAGAAGGTGAAATCTTAATAGGTGGAGTTAATATAAAAGATATAAGCTTAAGTCAACTTAGAGAAAATATAGGTATAGTTCTTCAAGAAAATATATTATTTGGAGGAACTATAGAAAGCAACTTAAGATTTGGAAATGAAAATGCAGATGAACTAGATATGGAAAGTAGTGCTAAAGATGCTCAAGCTTATGAATTTATAATGAATAAAGAAAATACGTATAAAAGTGAAGTAGAGCAAAGAGGAAAGAACTTATCTGGTGGACAAAAGCAAAGATTATCAATTGCGAGAACTTTAATAAGGGATCCAAAGATATTTATAATGGATGATTCATCAAGTGCACTAGATATGGCAACAGAAGCTAAACTTCAAAATTCTATAAAAAATAGAATGAAAGATTCAACAGTCTTAGTAATAGCTCAAAGAATATCTGGAGTTATGGATGCAGATAAAATTATAGTTATGGATGATGGAAGAATATCAGATATAGGAACACATGAAGAGTTAATTAGAAGAAATGATATATATAGAAGTATAGCAGTTTCACAATTAGGTGAGGAGGTGCTGAAAGTTGGCTAG
- a CDS encoding YkvA family protein — protein sequence MNNFTKVIDIILDGLKRILVRFKNAKFGLLFIINIFKIPDFITDKRANIISKLKVISSIVVAILYLVSVIDFIPEMITGAFGMFDDLLVLVWCLGIMSEEIEKYKLMIKDDKGSNVIEDVDFEVKED from the coding sequence ATGAATAACTTTACTAAAGTAATTGATATTATTTTAGATGGGTTAAAAAGAATTTTAGTAAGATTTAAAAATGCTAAATTTGGTTTACTTTTTATTATAAATATATTTAAAATTCCTGACTTTATAACTGATAAAAGAGCTAATATAATTAGCAAATTAAAGGTTATATCTTCAATAGTAGTAGCTATTTTATATTTAGTATCTGTCATAGATTTTATTCCTGAAATGATAACTGGTGCTTTTGGAATGTTTGATGATTTATTAGTATTAGTTTGGTGTTTAGGAATTATGAGCGAAGAAATAGAAAAATATAAGCTTATGATAAAAGATGATAAAGGTTCAAATGTAATTGAAGATGTAGACTTTGAAGTTAAAGAAGATTAG
- a CDS encoding ABC transporter ATP-binding protein: protein MASKAISFDRPGRGPGMNMMKSNEKLNNPKETINRLLKYIGSKKLSLALIFVFCIITTLVSILGTKLNGEIVDKYIAVGDISGLYKICMVLIAMYVLATASTFVQNRLMVSIAQKTSAEIRKDLYEKMQNLPLKYFDTHSSGDLMSRLTNDIDNINMTLSQSITQLISGVINIVGMLIAMLMLSPSLTIIGLLTIPITIFGTRTIMKYTQPLFIKKQNDLGRLNGYIEEMVSGQKAVLLFGQEENVKKEFNNINKSITSSAILADALSGCMGPLNNFINNLTYLVLAVCGGVFILKGVDISVGIVFTIILYMRNFNQPINQILNISNSLQGALAGAERVFEVMDEEPEKDKEDVIHVNDLQGEVELKDVDFSYNNDKKILNKINLTAHKGQTIAIVGPTGSGKTTIINLLNKFYNIDSGKITIDGKNIDNFSMESLRKSVAVVLQDTYLFSVSVRENLRYGNLNATDEDIIKAAKLANAHHFIMQLEDGYDTVLSDNGSNLSQGQRQLLAIARAILSKSSILILDEATSSIDTRTEVAIQEAMVNLMKGKTTFIIAHRLSTIRNADKILALKDGEIIERGTHDELLESGGFYANLYNSQFRSGLSI from the coding sequence TTGGCTAGTAAGGCGATTTCCTTTGATAGACCTGGTAGAGGACCAGGTATGAATATGATGAAGAGTAATGAAAAACTAAATAATCCTAAAGAAACTATAAATAGATTATTAAAATATATAGGTAGTAAAAAATTATCCCTAGCTTTAATTTTTGTATTCTGCATAATAACTACTTTAGTTAGTATATTAGGTACAAAATTAAATGGAGAAATAGTAGATAAGTATATAGCAGTAGGTGATATAAGTGGGTTATACAAAATATGTATGGTTCTAATAGCTATGTATGTATTAGCTACAGCATCTACTTTTGTTCAAAATAGACTTATGGTAAGTATAGCTCAAAAAACATCAGCAGAAATAAGAAAAGATTTATATGAGAAAATGCAGAACTTACCATTAAAATATTTTGATACTCATTCAAGTGGAGATTTAATGAGTAGGTTAACAAATGATATTGATAATATAAATATGACTTTATCTCAAAGTATAACTCAGCTAATATCGGGAGTTATAAATATAGTAGGTATGCTTATAGCAATGTTAATGTTAAGTCCAAGTTTAACAATAATAGGTTTATTAACAATACCTATAACAATATTTGGAACTAGAACTATAATGAAATATACTCAACCTTTATTTATAAAGAAACAAAATGATTTGGGTAGATTAAATGGATATATAGAAGAAATGGTTTCTGGTCAAAAAGCAGTATTATTATTTGGTCAGGAAGAAAATGTTAAAAAAGAATTTAATAATATAAATAAAAGTATAACGAGTAGTGCAATACTTGCAGATGCACTTTCTGGTTGTATGGGTCCATTAAATAACTTTATAAATAATCTAACATACTTAGTATTAGCAGTATGTGGTGGAGTATTTATATTAAAAGGTGTAGATATAAGTGTTGGGATAGTATTTACAATAATACTTTATATGAGAAACTTTAACCAACCAATAAATCAAATACTTAATATATCTAACTCACTTCAAGGAGCTTTAGCAGGAGCTGAGAGAGTTTTTGAAGTTATGGATGAAGAACCGGAAAAGGATAAAGAAGATGTAATACATGTAAATGATTTACAAGGTGAAGTTGAGTTAAAAGATGTAGATTTCTCTTATAATAATGATAAGAAAATATTAAATAAAATAAACTTAACTGCTCATAAAGGTCAAACTATAGCAATAGTTGGTCCAACTGGATCTGGTAAAACTACTATAATAAATTTATTAAATAAATTCTATAATATAGATAGTGGAAAGATAACTATAGATGGAAAAAATATTGATAATTTTAGTATGGAGAGTTTAAGAAAATCTGTGGCTGTAGTATTACAAGATACTTATCTTTTCTCAGTGAGTGTTCGTGAAAACTTAAGATATGGAAATTTAAATGCTACTGATGAAGATATTATAAAGGCAGCAAAACTTGCAAATGCACATCACTTTATAATGCAACTTGAAGATGGATATGATACAGTTTTATCTGATAATGGAAGTAATTTATCTCAAGGTCAAAGACAGTTACTTGCAATAGCTAGAGCTATACTTTCGAAATCTTCTATATTAATACTTGATGAGGCAACATCTTCTATAGATACTAGAACAGAAGTTGCTATACAAGAAGCAATGGTAAATTTAATGAAAGGTAAAACTACATTTATAATTGCTCATAGATTAAGTACTATAAGAAATGCAGATAAGATACTTGCATTAAAAGATGGGGAGATAATTGAAAGAGGAACTCATGATGAGCTTTTAGAATCTGGTGGATTCTATGCAAATTTATATAATAGCCAATTTAGAAGTGGATTAAGTATATAA
- a CDS encoding glycerophosphodiester phosphodiesterase, with amino-acid sequence MKIFAHRGASGYYPENTLLSFKKVLSFPIDGIELDVHKSKDNELVVIHDEDIKRTFKGKGLIKDYTLDELKSFKCKNTKYEDNDLCKIPTLEEVINLIKDSDVTLNIEAKTDLINYHLEEDVLKLIKKYNIEDKVIISSFNHECIKAFQDLNFKLKYGALYSNKEDYLPEENIVKHAKKLNVYSIHISKRLVSKEIVDLAHENNLKVFVYTVNHPYTMNKMIKLNVDGVFSDYPDLMKEILDKKVDNTTI; translated from the coding sequence ATGAAAATTTTTGCACATAGAGGTGCCAGTGGATACTATCCAGAAAACACGTTGCTTTCTTTTAAAAAGGTATTGTCGTTCCCTATTGATGGGATTGAGCTAGATGTTCATAAATCTAAAGATAATGAGTTAGTTGTAATACATGATGAAGATATAAAGCGTACTTTTAAAGGTAAAGGCCTAATTAAAGACTATACTCTTGATGAGTTAAAATCTTTCAAATGCAAAAATACTAAATATGAAGATAATGACCTTTGTAAGATTCCTACTTTAGAAGAGGTTATTAATCTTATAAAAGATTCTGATGTTACTTTAAATATAGAAGCTAAAACTGACTTAATAAACTATCATTTAGAAGAGGATGTTCTTAAATTAATAAAAAAATATAATATAGAAGATAAGGTAATAATATCAAGTTTTAATCATGAGTGTATTAAGGCTTTTCAGGATCTTAACTTTAAATTGAAATATGGGGCTCTTTATTCAAATAAAGAAGACTATCTTCCTGAGGAAAATATAGTTAAGCACGCAAAAAAACTAAATGTTTATAGCATACACATAAGTAAAAGGCTTGTATCAAAAGAAATTGTAGATCTGGCTCATGAAAATAATTTAAAAGTATTCGTATACACAGTAAACCATCCTTATACAATGAATAAAATGATTAAACTTAATGTAGATGGCGTTTTTAGTGATTATCCTGATTTAATGAAAGAAATTTTAGATAAAAAAGTTGACAACACAACTATTTAG